A single window of Aphidius gifuensis isolate YNYX2018 linkage group LG1, ASM1490517v1, whole genome shotgun sequence DNA harbors:
- the LOC122860020 gene encoding uncharacterized protein LOC122860020, giving the protein MAGDSTRNNEIGGDDDQGASARGEPHSRVGGILECDPPGNRNLLNSEQPTTEITDGVCRYGASGTSSGMSFIEICQIRLQHLFPQLAPPSRYAISDDSVEMTAECLANDVIRYLLKEDMYLISRDPTSRSMRHNVYQMLNKHSILFTSMVNRLNVVPDTAYESFTGVADELFLHGGITWARIVCLYAFMGRLALWARDGKMNALKKKLPHYVSRYISEEIAHFIKGYGGWEQLCIEYPVDEEVSGAVWRSLLMTGATLSLVATILTVTS; this is encoded by the exons atggcCGGTGACAGTACAAGGAACAATGAGATTGGTGGGGATGACGATCAGGGTGCGTCAGCACGGGGGGAACCACATTCCAGAGTGGGCGGCATTCTGGAATGTGATCCCCCCGGTAACAGGAATTTGCTGAACAGCGAACAGCCAACAACTGAGATCACTGACGGTGTCTGCCGCTATGGTGCCAGTGGTACTTCATCTGGAATGTCTTTCATTGAAATTTGTCag atACGATTACAACATTTATTTCCTCAACTTGCACCACCATCACGTTATGCCATTAGTGATGATTCAGTTGAGATGACAGCCGAGTGTTTAGCAAATGATGTTAtaagatatttattaaaagaagatatgtatttaatatcaagAGATCCAACATCACGTAGTATGCGTCATAATGTTTATCAAATGCTCAATAAACATAGCATATTATTTACAAGTATGGTTAATCGACTGAATGTTGTACCTGACACAGCATATGAATCATTTACTGGTGTtgctgatgaattatttttacatggtGGTATAACATGGGCTAGAATTGTTTGTCTATATGCATTTATGGGAAGACTTGCATTGTGGGCTAGAGATGGTAAAATgaatgcattaaaaaaaaaattaccacatTATGTATCGAGATATATTAGTGAAGAAATTGCACATTTTATCAAAGGATATGGTGGATGG GAACAACTTTGTATAGAGTATCCAGTTGATGAGGAAGTCAGTGGTGCAGTATGGAGAAGTCTTTTGATGACTGGTGCAACACTTAGTCTTGTCGCAACAATTTTAACTGTGACATCTTGA
- the LOC122859970 gene encoding E3 ubiquitin-protein ligase ariadne-1-like yields the protein MDSEDEISYDEVDSGNESSGDDVDFAMETEAGNPRERTNDTDDYPFEVLTTEEIVQHMVDCIKEVNTVVEIPATTTRILLNHFKWDKEKLMERYYDGDQDKLFAEARVINPFRKTPVISWSRSSVHAMTRRTSSTNGTEECGICLMLLPIHTLTGLECGHRFCSGCWGEYLTTKIMEEGVGQTIACAAHSCDILVDDANVMRLVKEPKVKLKYQHLITNSFVQCNRLLRWCSSPDCNNAIKVQYVESRPVTCKCNHTFCFNCGENWHDPAKCSYLRKWIKKCDDDSETSNWISANTKECPKCSCTIEKDGGCNHMVCKNQNCKNEFCWVCLGAWEPHGSSWYNCNRYDEDEAKVARDTQEKSRAALQRYLFYCNRYMNHLQSLKFESKLYASIKEKMEEMQQQNMSWIEVQFLKKAVDILCQCRQTLTYTYVFAFYVLKNNQTVIFEENQKDLESATECLSEYLERDITSENLTDIKQKVQDKYRYCESRRQVMLEHVYEGYEKEWWVYME from the exons atggatTCTGAAGACGAAATTTCATATGATGAGGTTGATTCTGGTAATGAGTCAAgtggtgatgatgttgattttgCAATGGAAACAGAAGCTGGTAATCCACGTGAACGCACAAATGATACTGATGATTATCCATTTGAAGTTTTAACAACTGAAGAAATTGTTCAACACATGGTTGATTGTATCAAAGAAGTCAATACAGTTGTTGAG ATACCAGCAACGACAACAAGaattttgttaaatcattttaaatgggataaagaaaaattaatggaaCGTTATTATGATGGTGATCAAGATAAATTATTCGCTGAAGCAAGAGTAATTAATCCATTTAGAAAAACTCCAGTAATTTCATGGAGTAGATCATCAGTTCATGCAATG aCAAGAagaacatcatcaacaaatggTACAGAAGAATGTGGTATTTGTTTAATGCTACTGCCAATTCAC ACATTAACAGGACTTGAATGTGGTCATCGTTTTTGTTCTGGTTGTTGGGGtgaatatttaacaacaaaaataatggaAGAAGGTGTTGGACAAACAATAGCATGTGCAGCACATTCATGTGATATTCTTGTTGATGATGCAAATGTCATGCGTTTAGTAAAAGAGCCAAAAGTTAAACTTAAATATCAACATCTTATTACAAATAGTTTTGTTCAGTGTAATAGATTATTAAGATGGTGTTCATCACCAGATTGTAATAATGCAATTAAAGTACAATATGTTGAATCAAGACCAGTAACATGTAAATGTAATCatacattttgttttaattgtgGTGAAAATTGGCATGATCCAGCAAAATGTAGTTATTTACGTAAATGGATTAAAAAATGTGATGATGATTCTGAAACATCAAATTGGATATCAGCAAATACAAAAGAATGTCCAAAATGTAGTTGTACTATTGAAAAAGATGGTGGTTGTAATCATATGGTttgtaaaaatcaaaattgtaaaaatgaattttgttgGGTTTGTTTGGGTGCTTGGGAACCACATGGTTCAAGTTGGTATAATTGTAATCGttatgatgaagatgaagctAAAGTTGCTAGAGATACACAAGAAAAATCACGTGCAGCATtacaaagatatttattttattgtaatcgTTATATGAATCATTTACAATCACTTAAATTTGAAAGTAAATTATATGCAagtattaaagaaaaaatggaagaaatgcaacaacaaaatatgtCATGGATtgag gtacaatttttaaaaaaagctgtTGACATACTTTGTCAATGTCGTCAAACTTTAACATACACATATGTATTTGCATTTTatgtgttgaaaaataatcagacagttatttttgaagaaaatcaaaaagatCTTGAAAGTGCAACTGAATGTCTTTCGGAATATCTTGAAAGAGATATTACAAGTGAAAATCTCActgatattaaacaaaaagttCAAGATAAATACag aTACTGTGAAAGCCGTAGACAAGTTATGCTTGAACATGTTTACGAAGGTTATGAAAAAGAATGGTGGGTCTATatggaataa
- the LOC122860012 gene encoding serine/threonine-protein kinase ULK3: MALPSLKDYSLLEKIGTGSYATVYKAYKKNDHQKLLAIKCVESATLSKSAIDNIITEINLLKVLNHKHIVEMKDFFWDDGRIYIVMEYCDGGDLSNFIKKQNKLPELVCRKFLQQLALALQYLHSHNVCHMDLKPQNLLLIRKPTLTLKVGDFGFAQYLLPSENKFSIRGSPLYMAPEILLKHKYDARVDLWSVGVIMYECLFGKAPYSSTSFQELADKIKSCKFIEIPKGNHVSNECKDLLLSLLKHDPNARITFDEFFAHDFLDLEHAPTSENFQKAAELAQRAVKLDMEKKIQEAFHIYCESLRYFIPLLTNESDPQRKKSLRLRVNEYINRAEKLKQMSIAKQKSDEAVKSLQIDDKEKQLLALHKTTSLDQSSSFTYQELRVLSKSTPDMSAALEMGEVAEQYFAEGNYALALEKFKSCLGVLVRVLTKEPSGRRRDILHQQIQIWMKQAESTKGLLATGEINENTNRSSTAQDQCVIQ; this comes from the exons atggCATTACCAAGTCTAAAAGACTATTCacttcttgaaaaaattggTACAGGAAGTTACGCCACTGTCTACAAAGCCTATAAAAAG AATGATCATCAAAAATTACTTGCAATTAAGTGTGTTGAAAGTGcaacattatcaaaatcagcaatcgataatattattacagaAATTAATCTTTTGAAAGTACTAAATCATAAGCATATTGTCGAGATGAAAGACTTTTTTTGGGACGATGG aCGTATTTATATTGTCATGGAATATTGTGACGGTggtgatttatcaaatttcattaaaaaacaaaataaattaccagaATTGGTTTGTCGTAAATTTTTACAGCAGCTTGCACTTGCATTGCAATACTTGCATTCTCACAATGTCTGCCATATGGATCTTAAGCCtcaaaatttactattaattaGAAAACCCACATTAACACTTAAAGTTGGAG ATTTTGGCTTTGCTCAGTATCTTTTACCTtcggaaaataaattttccattcGTGGATCACCACTTTACATGGCACcagaaattttattgaaacacAAATACGATGCAAGAGTTGATCTATGGAGTGTAGGAGTTATTATGTATGAATGCCTTTTTGGAAAAGCACCATACTCAAGTACTAGCTTTCAAGAATTggctgataaaataaaaagttgtaaATTCATTGAG ATACCCAAAGGCAATCATGTATCAAATGAATGTAAAGATTTACTTTTGTCTCTTTTGAAACACGATCCAAATGCGCGAATtacttttgatgaatttttcgCACACGATTTTTTGGATCTTGAACATGCACCAACtagtgaaaattttcaaaaagctGCAGAACTTGCACAGCGCGCTGTCAAGCttgatatggaaaaaaaaattcaagaagcGTTTCATATTTATTGCGAGTCCCTTCGATATTTCATACCTCTATTAACAA ATGAATCTGATCCACAACGAAAAAAGAGCCTTAGATTGAGAGTCAATGAGTACATTAATCGAGCAGAAAAATTGAAGCAAATGTCCATTGCCAAACAAAAGTCTGATGAAGCAGTGAAAAGTTtacaaattgatgataaagaaaaacaactgCTTGCTCTACATAAGACTACTTCATTGGATCAAAGTTCATCATTTACATATCAAGAGCTAC GGGTGCTCAGTAAAAGTACACCAGATATGTCAGCTGCACTTGAAATGGGAGAAGTAGCTGAGCAATATTTTGCCGAAGGGAATTATGCTCTTgccttagaaaaatttaaatcttgtCTGGGAGTGCTCGTGCGAGTTCTTACAAAAGAACCATCTGGCAGAAGACGAGATATTTTACATCAAcag aTTCAAATTTGGATGAAGCAAGCAGAAAGTACAAAGGGTCTTTTAGCGACTggtgaaattaatgaaaatacaaacCGATCTTCAACAGCGCAGGATCAATGCGTCATTCAATAA